In Raphanus sativus cultivar WK10039 chromosome 5, ASM80110v3, whole genome shotgun sequence, the following proteins share a genomic window:
- the LOC108863588 gene encoding DNA mismatch repair protein MSH1, mitochondrial isoform X1 yields the protein MHWIATRNAVVSLPRWRSFAFLCRSPFRTHSSLKPSPLLLNTRYPERTYCLGDGKAVKGITTASSKKVKTKSTDVLTDKDLSHLLWWKERLQTCKKPSTLQLIERLMYTNLLGLDPSLRNGSLKDGNLNWEMLQFKSRFPREVLLCRVGDFYEAIGIDACILVEYAGLNPFGGLRSDSAPKAGCPVVNLRQTLDDLTRNGYSVCIVEEVQGPTPARSRKGRFISGHAHPGSPYVYGLVGVDHDLDFPEPMPVVGISRSARGYCMISIFETMKAYSLDDGLTEEALVTKLRTRRCHHLFLHASLRNNASGTCRWGEFGEGGLLWGECSGRNFEWFEGDALTELLSKVKDVYGLDDEVSFRNVNVPSENRPRPLHLGTATQIGALPTEGIPCLLKVLLPPTCSGLPSLYVRDLLLNPPAYDIALKIQETCKLMSKITCSIPEFTCVSSAKLVKLLEQREANYIEFCRIKHVLDEVLHMHRHPELVEILKLLMEPTWVATGLKIDFETFVNECHWASDSIGEMISLDDDESDQNVSKCANIPNEFFYDMESSWRGRVKGIHIEEEITQVAKSAEALSLAVTEDFHPIISRIKAMAASLGGSKGEIAYAKEHESVWFKGKRFTPSVWGGTAGEEQIKQLKPAFDSKGKKVGEEWFTTQKVEDALVRYHEATENANARVLELLRELSAKLQTKINVLVFASMLLVIAKALFSHACEGRRRKWVFPTLVGFITDEAANPLDGGVTQMKLTGLSPYWFDVASGTAVHNTVDMQSLFLLTGPNGGGKSSLLRSICAAALLGICGFMVPAESAYIPHFDSIMLHMKSYDSPVDGKSSFQVEMSEIRSIVSQATSRSLVLIDEICRGTETAKGTCIAGSVIESLDASGCLGIVSTHLHGIFDLPLTAKNVTYKAMGAQNVEGQTKPTWKLTDGVCRESLAFETAKREGVPETVIQRAEALYLSVYAKEASSGVVRRNNTETSSDNSLKISKPVRSERSLEKDLAKAILKICGKKMVDPVGLECLSIGARELPPPSTVGSSCVYVMKRPDKRLYIGQTDDLEGRIRAHRAKEGLQGSSFLYLVVQGKSIACQLETLLINQLHEQGYSLANLADGKHRNFGTSSSLPTSDVVSIS from the exons ATGCACTGGATTGCCACCAGAAACGCCGTCGTTTCACTCCCTAGATGGCGTTCCTTCGCCTTCCTCTGCCGCTCGCCATTTCGCACGCACTCTTCCCTCAAACCCTCGCCTCTTCTGCT TAATACAAGGTACCCTGAGAGGACATACTGCTTAGGAGATGGAAAGGCTGTGAAAGGAATCACTACGGCTTCTTCTAAGAAAGTTAAGACCAAGTCTACTGATGTTCTCACTGACAAAGATCTCTCTCATTTGCTCTGGTGGAAGGAG AGATTGCAGACATGTAAGAAACCATCTACTCTTCAACTTATCGAAAGGCTTATGTACACCAATCTACTTGGTTTGGATCCCAGCCTGAGGAATGGAAG TCTAAAAGACGGGAATCTCAACTGGGAGATGTTGCAGTTTAAGTCAAGGTTTCCACGTGAAGTTTTGCTCTGCAGA GTTGGAGATTTCTATGAGGCCATTGGGATAGATGCATGTATACTCGTTGAGTATGCTGGTCTAAATCCGTTTGGTGGTCTTCGTTCAGATAGTGCTCCAAAGGCTGGTTGCCCAGTTGTG AATCTTCGACAGACTTTGGATGACTTAACACGCAACGGTTATTCAGTG TGTATTGTGGAGGAAGTTCAGGGGCCAACACCAGCTCGTTCTCGTAAAGGTCGATTCATTTCAGG GCATGCACATCCAGGAAGTCCTTATGTATATGGGCTTGTTGGTGTGGACCACGATCTTGACTTTCCGGAGCCTATGCCGGTCGTTG GGATATCTCGTTCAGCAAGGGGGTATTGCATGATATCTATCTTCGAAACTATGAAAGCATATTCACTAGATGATGGTCTAACAGAGGAAGCACTAGTCACCAAGCTCCGCACACGTCGCTGTCATCATCTTTTCTTACATGCATCATTGAGGAACAATGCATCAG GGACATGCCGGTGGGGAGAGTTTGGCGAAGGAGGTCTACTCTGGGGAGAATGCAGTGGCAGGAATTTTGAGTGGTTTGAAGGAGATGCTCTTACCGAGCTCTTATCGAAG GTCAAAGATGTTTATGGTCTTGATGATGAAGTTTCCTTTAGAAATGTCAACGTACCTTCAGAAAACCGGCCACGTCCATTGCATCTTGGAACGGCTACACAAATTG GTGCCTTGCCTACTGAAGGAATACCTTGTTTGTTGAAGGTGCTGCTTCCGCCTACGTGCAGTGGCCTGCCTTCTTT GTACGTCCGGGATCTTCTTCTAAACCCTCCTGCTTATGACATTGCTCTGAAAATCCAAG AAACTTGCAAGCTCATGAGCAAAATAACATGCTCAATTCCGGAGTTTACCTGTGTTTCATCTGCTAAG CTTGTGAAGCTTCTTGAACAACGGGAAGCCAACTACATTGAGTTCTGCCGGATAAAACATGTGCTTGATGAAGTATTACATATGCATAGACATCCTGAACTTGTGGAAATACTGAAGTTGTTGATGGAGCCTACTTGGGTAGCTACTGGTTTGAAGATTGACTTCGAAACTTTT GTCAACGAATGTCATTGGGCTTCTGACTCAATTGGTGAAATGATCTCTCTAGATGACGATGAAAGTGATCAGAACGTAAGTAAATGTGCTAATATCCCGAACGAGTTCTTTTATGATATGGAGTCTTCATGGCGTGGTCGCGTTAAGGGAATCCATATAGAAGAAGAAATCACACAAGTGGCAAAATCGGCTGAGGCTTTATCTTTAGCG GTAACTGAAGATTTTCACCCTATTATATCAAGAATCAAGGCCATGGCTGCATCACTTGGTGGTTCAAAGGGTGAAATTGCTTATGCAAAAGAACATGAGTCTGTTTGGTTCAAAGGGAAACGGTTTACCCCATCTGTGTGGGGTGGTACTGCTGGGGAAGAACAAATTAAACAGCTGAAACCTGCTTTTGACTCGAAAGGGAAAAAGGTTGGAGAAGAATGGTTTACGACCCAAAAGGTGGAAGATGCTTTGGTCAG ATATCATGAAGCCACCGAGAACGCAAATGCCCGGGTCCTGGAACTGTTGAGGGAGTTATCTGCTaaactgcaaacaaaaataaacgTTCTCGTCTTTGCATCTATGCTTCTCGTCATTGCAAAAGCGTTATTTTCTCATGCTTG TGAAGGGAGAAGACGAAAATGGGTTTTCCCAACTCTTGTTGGATTCATTACAGATGAG GCCGCAAATCCATTAGATGGTGGTGTCACTCAAATGAAGCTGACTGGGCTGTCACCTTATTGGTTTGATGTAGCTTCTGGAACTGCTGTTCACAATACGGTCGACATGCAATCACTGTTTCTTCTAACCGGACCTAACGGTGGTGGTAAATCGAGTTTGCTCAGATCGATATGCGCAGCTGCTTTGCTTGGAATCTGTGGTTTTATGGTTCCAGCTGAATCAGCTTATATCCCTCACTTTGATTCCATCATGCTTCATATGAAATCTTATGACAGTCCTGTAGATGGGAAGAGTTCGTTTCAG GTAGAAATGTCGGAGATAAGATCTATTGTAAGCCAGGCTACTTCAAGAAGCCTAGTGCTCATAGATGAGATATGCAGAGGGACAGAGACGGCTAAAGGCACTTGTATTGCGGGTAGCGTGATCGAGAGTCTTGACGCAAGTGGTTGCTTGGGTATTGTATCTACACATCTCCATGGAATTTTTGATTTGCCTCTTACGGCTAAAAACGTCACCTATAAAGCAATGGGAGCACAGAATGTGGAAGGGCAGACAAAGCCAACTTGGAAATTGACAGACGGGGTTTGCAGAGAGAGTCTTGCGTTTGAAACAGCTAAGAGAGAAGGTGTCCCGGAGACAGTTATCCAAAGAGCCGAAGCTCTTTACCTCTCGGTTTATGCAAAAGAGGCGTCTTCTGGAGTTGTTAGACGAAACAACACCGAGACTTCATCGGACAATAGCCTTAAAATCAGCAAACCAGTCAGGTCTGAGAGAAGCTTAGAGAAGGACTTAGCAAAAGCTATCCTTAAAATCTGTGGGAAAAAGATGGTTGACCCTGTAGGTTTAGAATGTCTTTCAATAGGTGCTCGAGAGCTTCCACCTCCATCTACAGTTGGTTCATCATGTGTTTATGTGATGAAGAGACCCGATAAGAGGTTGTACATTGGACAG ACGGATGATCTTGAAGGAAGAATACGTGCGCATAGGGCAAAGGAAGGACTGCAAGGGTCAAGTTTTCTATACCTTGTGGTGCAAGGTAAGAGTATAGCTTGTCAGCTAGAGACCCTTTTGATTAACCAGCTCCATGAGCAAGGCTACTCTCTAGCTAACTTAGCCGATGGAAAGCACCGCAATTTCGGGACGTCCTCAAGCTTGCCTACGTCAGATGTAGTCAGTATCTCATAG
- the LOC108863588 gene encoding DNA mismatch repair protein MSH1, mitochondrial isoform X2, whose protein sequence is MFKVSYFKFLKDGNLNWEMLQFKSRFPREVLLCRVGDFYEAIGIDACILVEYAGLNPFGGLRSDSAPKAGCPVVNLRQTLDDLTRNGYSVCIVEEVQGPTPARSRKGRFISGHAHPGSPYVYGLVGVDHDLDFPEPMPVVGISRSARGYCMISIFETMKAYSLDDGLTEEALVTKLRTRRCHHLFLHASLRNNASGTCRWGEFGEGGLLWGECSGRNFEWFEGDALTELLSKVKDVYGLDDEVSFRNVNVPSENRPRPLHLGTATQIGALPTEGIPCLLKVLLPPTCSGLPSLYVRDLLLNPPAYDIALKIQETCKLMSKITCSIPEFTCVSSAKLVKLLEQREANYIEFCRIKHVLDEVLHMHRHPELVEILKLLMEPTWVATGLKIDFETFVNECHWASDSIGEMISLDDDESDQNVSKCANIPNEFFYDMESSWRGRVKGIHIEEEITQVAKSAEALSLAVTEDFHPIISRIKAMAASLGGSKGEIAYAKEHESVWFKGKRFTPSVWGGTAGEEQIKQLKPAFDSKGKKVGEEWFTTQKVEDALVRYHEATENANARVLELLRELSAKLQTKINVLVFASMLLVIAKALFSHACEGRRRKWVFPTLVGFITDEAANPLDGGVTQMKLTGLSPYWFDVASGTAVHNTVDMQSLFLLTGPNGGGKSSLLRSICAAALLGICGFMVPAESAYIPHFDSIMLHMKSYDSPVDGKSSFQVEMSEIRSIVSQATSRSLVLIDEICRGTETAKGTCIAGSVIESLDASGCLGIVSTHLHGIFDLPLTAKNVTYKAMGAQNVEGQTKPTWKLTDGVCRESLAFETAKREGVPETVIQRAEALYLSVYAKEASSGVVRRNNTETSSDNSLKISKPVRSERSLEKDLAKAILKICGKKMVDPVGLECLSIGARELPPPSTVGSSCVYVMKRPDKRLYIGQTDDLEGRIRAHRAKEGLQGSSFLYLVVQGKSIACQLETLLINQLHEQGYSLANLADGKHRNFGTSSSLPTSDVVSIS, encoded by the exons ATGTTTAAAGTCTCATATTTTAAGTT TCTAAAAGACGGGAATCTCAACTGGGAGATGTTGCAGTTTAAGTCAAGGTTTCCACGTGAAGTTTTGCTCTGCAGA GTTGGAGATTTCTATGAGGCCATTGGGATAGATGCATGTATACTCGTTGAGTATGCTGGTCTAAATCCGTTTGGTGGTCTTCGTTCAGATAGTGCTCCAAAGGCTGGTTGCCCAGTTGTG AATCTTCGACAGACTTTGGATGACTTAACACGCAACGGTTATTCAGTG TGTATTGTGGAGGAAGTTCAGGGGCCAACACCAGCTCGTTCTCGTAAAGGTCGATTCATTTCAGG GCATGCACATCCAGGAAGTCCTTATGTATATGGGCTTGTTGGTGTGGACCACGATCTTGACTTTCCGGAGCCTATGCCGGTCGTTG GGATATCTCGTTCAGCAAGGGGGTATTGCATGATATCTATCTTCGAAACTATGAAAGCATATTCACTAGATGATGGTCTAACAGAGGAAGCACTAGTCACCAAGCTCCGCACACGTCGCTGTCATCATCTTTTCTTACATGCATCATTGAGGAACAATGCATCAG GGACATGCCGGTGGGGAGAGTTTGGCGAAGGAGGTCTACTCTGGGGAGAATGCAGTGGCAGGAATTTTGAGTGGTTTGAAGGAGATGCTCTTACCGAGCTCTTATCGAAG GTCAAAGATGTTTATGGTCTTGATGATGAAGTTTCCTTTAGAAATGTCAACGTACCTTCAGAAAACCGGCCACGTCCATTGCATCTTGGAACGGCTACACAAATTG GTGCCTTGCCTACTGAAGGAATACCTTGTTTGTTGAAGGTGCTGCTTCCGCCTACGTGCAGTGGCCTGCCTTCTTT GTACGTCCGGGATCTTCTTCTAAACCCTCCTGCTTATGACATTGCTCTGAAAATCCAAG AAACTTGCAAGCTCATGAGCAAAATAACATGCTCAATTCCGGAGTTTACCTGTGTTTCATCTGCTAAG CTTGTGAAGCTTCTTGAACAACGGGAAGCCAACTACATTGAGTTCTGCCGGATAAAACATGTGCTTGATGAAGTATTACATATGCATAGACATCCTGAACTTGTGGAAATACTGAAGTTGTTGATGGAGCCTACTTGGGTAGCTACTGGTTTGAAGATTGACTTCGAAACTTTT GTCAACGAATGTCATTGGGCTTCTGACTCAATTGGTGAAATGATCTCTCTAGATGACGATGAAAGTGATCAGAACGTAAGTAAATGTGCTAATATCCCGAACGAGTTCTTTTATGATATGGAGTCTTCATGGCGTGGTCGCGTTAAGGGAATCCATATAGAAGAAGAAATCACACAAGTGGCAAAATCGGCTGAGGCTTTATCTTTAGCG GTAACTGAAGATTTTCACCCTATTATATCAAGAATCAAGGCCATGGCTGCATCACTTGGTGGTTCAAAGGGTGAAATTGCTTATGCAAAAGAACATGAGTCTGTTTGGTTCAAAGGGAAACGGTTTACCCCATCTGTGTGGGGTGGTACTGCTGGGGAAGAACAAATTAAACAGCTGAAACCTGCTTTTGACTCGAAAGGGAAAAAGGTTGGAGAAGAATGGTTTACGACCCAAAAGGTGGAAGATGCTTTGGTCAG ATATCATGAAGCCACCGAGAACGCAAATGCCCGGGTCCTGGAACTGTTGAGGGAGTTATCTGCTaaactgcaaacaaaaataaacgTTCTCGTCTTTGCATCTATGCTTCTCGTCATTGCAAAAGCGTTATTTTCTCATGCTTG TGAAGGGAGAAGACGAAAATGGGTTTTCCCAACTCTTGTTGGATTCATTACAGATGAG GCCGCAAATCCATTAGATGGTGGTGTCACTCAAATGAAGCTGACTGGGCTGTCACCTTATTGGTTTGATGTAGCTTCTGGAACTGCTGTTCACAATACGGTCGACATGCAATCACTGTTTCTTCTAACCGGACCTAACGGTGGTGGTAAATCGAGTTTGCTCAGATCGATATGCGCAGCTGCTTTGCTTGGAATCTGTGGTTTTATGGTTCCAGCTGAATCAGCTTATATCCCTCACTTTGATTCCATCATGCTTCATATGAAATCTTATGACAGTCCTGTAGATGGGAAGAGTTCGTTTCAG GTAGAAATGTCGGAGATAAGATCTATTGTAAGCCAGGCTACTTCAAGAAGCCTAGTGCTCATAGATGAGATATGCAGAGGGACAGAGACGGCTAAAGGCACTTGTATTGCGGGTAGCGTGATCGAGAGTCTTGACGCAAGTGGTTGCTTGGGTATTGTATCTACACATCTCCATGGAATTTTTGATTTGCCTCTTACGGCTAAAAACGTCACCTATAAAGCAATGGGAGCACAGAATGTGGAAGGGCAGACAAAGCCAACTTGGAAATTGACAGACGGGGTTTGCAGAGAGAGTCTTGCGTTTGAAACAGCTAAGAGAGAAGGTGTCCCGGAGACAGTTATCCAAAGAGCCGAAGCTCTTTACCTCTCGGTTTATGCAAAAGAGGCGTCTTCTGGAGTTGTTAGACGAAACAACACCGAGACTTCATCGGACAATAGCCTTAAAATCAGCAAACCAGTCAGGTCTGAGAGAAGCTTAGAGAAGGACTTAGCAAAAGCTATCCTTAAAATCTGTGGGAAAAAGATGGTTGACCCTGTAGGTTTAGAATGTCTTTCAATAGGTGCTCGAGAGCTTCCACCTCCATCTACAGTTGGTTCATCATGTGTTTATGTGATGAAGAGACCCGATAAGAGGTTGTACATTGGACAG ACGGATGATCTTGAAGGAAGAATACGTGCGCATAGGGCAAAGGAAGGACTGCAAGGGTCAAGTTTTCTATACCTTGTGGTGCAAGGTAAGAGTATAGCTTGTCAGCTAGAGACCCTTTTGATTAACCAGCTCCATGAGCAAGGCTACTCTCTAGCTAACTTAGCCGATGGAAAGCACCGCAATTTCGGGACGTCCTCAAGCTTGCCTACGTCAGATGTAGTCAGTATCTCATAG